Proteins from one Bos taurus isolate L1 Dominette 01449 registration number 42190680 breed Hereford chromosome 7, ARS-UCD2.0, whole genome shotgun sequence genomic window:
- the OR7A75 gene encoding olfactory receptor 7A17: MEPGNETQISEFLLLGLSKKIELQTLIFGLFLSMYLITVIGNLLLILAVSSDPHLHTPMYFFLSNLSFVDVCFTSTTIPKMLKNIRTKNKAITYEGCITQIHFFLLFATMEIFLLTVMAYDRFVAICHPLRYTIIMNPRVCGLLALMSWMMSVLNSLLQSLMVLWLSFCTDLEIPHFFCEITQVVQLACSDTFLNDIVLYFATMLLGSVSLTGILYSYSKIASSIRRISSAQGKYKAFSSCASHLSVVSLFYCTALGVYLSSGTTHSSQSSATASVMYTVVTPMLNPFIYSLRNKDIRRALRRIIGMAVLYGPIVLGLKKYA, from the coding sequence ATGGAACCAGGGAATGAGACACAAatttcagaatttcttcttctgggattatCAAAGAAAATAGAACTGCAGACCCTCATATTTGGGCTTTTCCTCTCCATGTACCTGATCACTGTGATTGGAAACCTGCTCCTCATCCTGGCCGTCAGCTCAGACCcacacctccacacccccatgtacttcttcctctccaacctctCCTTTGTAGACGTCTGCTTCACTTCCACCACCATCCCAAAGATGCTGAAGAATATACGGACCAAGAACAAAGCAATAACCTATGAAGGCTGCATCACCCAGATACACTTTTTCCTGCTCTTTGCCACAATGGAAATCTTCCTCCTGaccgtgatggcctatgaccgctttgTGGCCATCTGTCATCCTCTGCGCTACACAATCATCATGAATCCCCGGGTCTGTGGACTCCTGGCTCTGATGTCCTGGATGATGAGTGTCCTGAATTCCTTGTTACAAAGCTTAATGGTGTTGTGGCTGTCCTTCTGTACAGACTTGGAAATCCCCCACTTTTTCTGTGAGATTACTCAAGTAGTCCAACTTGCCTGTTCTGACACCTTTCTTAATGACATTGTGCTGTATTTTGCAACTATGCTGCTGGGCAGTGTTTCCCTCACTGGTATCCTCTATTCTTACTCTAAGATAGCTTCCTCCATACGAAGAATCTCATCTGCTCAGGGGAAGTATAAAGCATTTTCTTCCTGTGCATCTCACCTCTCAGTTGTCTCCTTATTTTACTGTACAGCCTTAGGAGTGTATCTTAGCTCTGGTACTACCCACAGCTCACAGTCAAGTGCAACAGCCTCggtgatgtacactgtggtcacacccatgctgaaccccttcatctacagtCTGAGGAACAAAGACATAAGGAGGGCTCTGAGAAGAATCATTGGGATGGCAGTTCTATATGGGCCAATTGTCCTGGGGCTGAAGAAGTACGCATGA